The following are from one region of the Phycisphaerae bacterium genome:
- a CDS encoding DegQ family serine endoprotease — protein MTRSRSLRSEVVRCLVFAGAIGLALAVPSAFGADRPTTPPAGAMKVAEDLSAAFEYVAESVKASVVNITSVKTIKPTMRGRQELPEEIPFPEFFERFLRPDVPKGGFKQQGFGAGVIVSEDGHILTNNHVVADADEITVTLTDKREYKAKIIGTDPKTDLAVVKIKADNLMPAKLGDSDQVRVGEWVVAVGHPFGLSYTITTGIVSAKGRANRAVAEYEDFIQTDAAINPGNSGGPLVNLKGEVIGINTAIFSRSGGYMGIGFAIPSNMAKSIMQSLIDHGKVVRGWLGVVIQNLDEAMAESFGFKGTNGVLVGDVTPDSPAEKAGMKQGDIILKFGGKETNDTNQLRQMVAVTSPGTKVKVEVFREGERETLEVTVGELESGLATIKGHEAEDEDLGMTLKNLTPEIAEQLGLKQTKGVVVTAVEPFSVAAKAGLRPGDVIVAVQNKPVDTLAEFNKAMSKQDLKKGVRLTVLSEGMRRFVLLKSGGSDE, from the coding sequence ATGACGAGAAGCAGGTCGTTGAGAAGCGAGGTTGTACGGTGTCTGGTGTTTGCGGGCGCAATTGGGCTTGCCCTCGCGGTGCCGTCGGCTTTTGGAGCAGACCGACCTACGACGCCGCCGGCCGGCGCGATGAAGGTGGCTGAAGACCTGTCCGCGGCGTTCGAGTATGTGGCCGAGAGTGTTAAGGCCTCCGTGGTCAACATCACTTCGGTGAAGACGATCAAACCGACGATGCGAGGGAGGCAGGAGTTGCCGGAGGAGATACCATTTCCGGAATTCTTTGAGCGTTTCCTGCGACCCGATGTTCCAAAAGGGGGTTTCAAGCAGCAGGGATTCGGCGCGGGGGTGATCGTCTCCGAAGACGGCCATATCTTGACCAACAATCACGTCGTGGCCGACGCGGATGAGATCACCGTGACCCTTACCGACAAGCGGGAGTACAAGGCCAAGATCATCGGCACCGACCCGAAGACCGATCTGGCCGTCGTGAAGATCAAGGCCGACAACCTCATGCCCGCGAAACTCGGCGATTCGGATCAAGTGCGGGTGGGCGAGTGGGTGGTAGCCGTCGGGCACCCCTTCGGTCTGTCGTATACCATTACCACGGGGATCGTCAGTGCTAAAGGGCGCGCGAACCGGGCCGTTGCCGAGTACGAGGATTTCATCCAGACGGACGCGGCTATCAACCCCGGCAACAGCGGCGGACCACTGGTGAATCTCAAGGGCGAGGTCATCGGCATCAACACCGCCATCTTCAGCCGAAGCGGGGGGTACATGGGCATCGGGTTTGCGATCCCGAGCAACATGGCCAAATCCATCATGCAGAGCCTTATCGACCACGGCAAGGTCGTGCGCGGCTGGTTGGGGGTTGTGATTCAGAATCTCGACGAAGCCATGGCCGAGTCCTTCGGATTCAAGGGTACCAACGGGGTACTGGTTGGCGACGTGACGCCCGACAGCCCGGCGGAGAAAGCCGGGATGAAGCAGGGCGACATCATCCTGAAGTTCGGTGGCAAGGAAACGAACGACACCAATCAGCTCCGTCAGATGGTGGCCGTCACCTCGCCGGGAACCAAGGTTAAGGTTGAGGTTTTTCGTGAAGGGGAGCGCGAGACTCTGGAAGTAACCGTAGGTGAGCTCGAAAGCGGCCTGGCCACCATCAAAGGCCATGAAGCCGAAGATGAAGACCTTGGCATGACCCTCAAGAACCTCACGCCGGAAATCGCCGAGCAACTGGGGCTCAAGCAAACCAAGGGAGTGGTCGTCACGGCGGTCGAGCCGTTCAGCGTTGCGGCCAAGGCCGGTCTGCGTCCCGGAGACGTCATTGTCGCCGTTCAGAACAAACCGGTCGACACGTTGGCCGAGTTCAACAAGGCGATGAGCAAGCAGGACCTCAAGAAGGGGGTGCGCCTCACGGTTCTGAGTGAGGGCATGAGACGGTTTGTCCTGCTCAAGAGCGGGGGCAGCGACGAGTAG
- a CDS encoding DUF4838 domain-containing protein, with protein MRSFPLLLTLGLLVIAVVLVAADRVSAVVIAEDGHGEAVVVVSENAAPGEKHAAQELASFLKQVTGADFEVLASADGDKPRLLVGPEAARLADPKFTADGLGAEGLIIRTVGKDLILAGGRPRGTLYAVYTFLEDHIGCRWWAPGASSIPRKPTLAFHRLGVKYVPPLEYREPFWFSGFDGDWAARNKVNGATPRLEEKHGGKHVIEGFVHTFNALIPPTKYFKDHPEWFSEIQGRRVQEHSQLCLTNEQMRAELVKNLKDRLRSNPAATMASVSQNDWANNCQCPRCAAVDKEEGSPAGSMIRFVNAVAEEIEKEFPNVAISTLAYQYTRKPPLKVRPRPNVVVWLCSIECSFSKPLTDEINADFRRDIEGWSKICKRLYVWDYTTNFSHYVLPHPNLCVLGPNVKFFADHNVVGLFEQGAYHTNGAEMMELRAWVLAKLLWNPSLNADLLTGEFLAGYYGSAARHIYAYLEIMHKAVGTCGDRLGCFSPPDAKFLNLETLSEGWKHLKAAEEAARNDETLLLRVRTAELPVLYTFIIQWDRLRKEAADAKHSWPVADTQQAVYEQFMKTAEAIKMTHVAEGRGIDWLKSQVRP; from the coding sequence ATGCGCTCGTTTCCGTTGCTGCTGACGCTCGGATTGCTGGTAATTGCTGTCGTTCTTGTGGCGGCAGACCGCGTTTCGGCTGTCGTGATTGCCGAAGATGGTCATGGCGAGGCGGTTGTCGTGGTCTCGGAGAACGCTGCGCCGGGTGAGAAACACGCAGCGCAGGAGCTGGCCTCGTTCCTCAAACAAGTCACGGGTGCCGATTTCGAGGTTCTGGCGTCAGCCGACGGCGACAAGCCCCGACTTCTGGTCGGTCCCGAGGCGGCGAGGCTGGCGGACCCCAAGTTTACCGCCGATGGGCTTGGCGCCGAGGGCCTGATCATACGCACCGTCGGTAAGGACCTGATTCTTGCAGGCGGCCGGCCCCGCGGCACGCTGTATGCGGTCTATACCTTCCTGGAAGACCATATCGGCTGCCGATGGTGGGCTCCGGGCGCAAGCAGCATCCCGAGAAAACCGACGCTGGCCTTCCATAGGCTCGGAGTCAAGTACGTCCCGCCGCTGGAGTACCGGGAGCCGTTCTGGTTCAGCGGTTTTGACGGCGACTGGGCCGCTCGCAACAAGGTCAACGGAGCCACACCGCGATTGGAGGAGAAGCACGGCGGCAAACATGTGATCGAGGGTTTCGTCCACACCTTCAACGCCCTGATCCCGCCGACCAAGTACTTCAAGGACCATCCGGAGTGGTTCAGCGAGATCCAGGGCAGGCGCGTGCAGGAGCATAGCCAGTTGTGCCTGACCAACGAGCAAATGCGGGCTGAACTGGTCAAGAACCTGAAGGATCGCCTGCGCAGCAACCCCGCCGCGACTATGGCGTCGGTGTCGCAGAACGATTGGGCGAACAACTGCCAGTGCCCGAGGTGTGCGGCCGTCGACAAGGAAGAGGGCAGTCCGGCCGGGTCGATGATCCGCTTCGTCAACGCCGTGGCCGAGGAGATCGAGAAGGAGTTCCCCAATGTCGCGATCAGCACGCTGGCTTACCAGTACACCCGCAAACCGCCGCTCAAGGTTCGGCCGAGGCCAAACGTCGTGGTCTGGCTGTGCAGCATCGAGTGCTCGTTCAGCAAGCCGCTGACCGACGAGATCAACGCCGATTTCCGCCGTGATATCGAGGGCTGGTCGAAGATCTGCAAGCGTTTGTACGTATGGGATTATACTACCAACTTCTCCCACTACGTGCTACCGCACCCGAACCTGTGCGTTCTCGGCCCGAACGTCAAGTTCTTTGCCGACCACAACGTCGTCGGGCTGTTTGAACAGGGGGCCTATCACACCAACGGCGCCGAGATGATGGAACTGCGGGCATGGGTGCTCGCCAAGCTGCTGTGGAACCCGTCTCTGAACGCCGACTTACTGACGGGCGAGTTCCTCGCGGGTTATTATGGCTCTGCTGCACGCCATATCTACGCATATCTTGAGATCATGCACAAGGCTGTTGGCACGTGTGGTGACCGCCTTGGCTGTTTCTCCCCGCCGGATGCCAAGTTCCTGAACCTTGAGACGCTGAGCGAGGGGTGGAAGCATCTAAAGGCAGCAGAAGAAGCCGCACGCAACGATGAGACTTTGCTTCTCCGTGTTCGCACGGCCGAACTGCCGGTCCTGTACACGTTCATCATTCAATGGGACCGGCTGCGGAAGGAAGCCGCTGATGCGAAGCACTCTTGGCCGGTTGCCGACACTCAACAGGCTGTCTATGAGCAGTTCATGAAAACCGCGGAGGCGATCAAGATGACCCACGTGGCCGAGGGCCGAGGCATCGACTGGCTGAAGTCTCAGGTACGCCCCTGA
- a CDS encoding glycosyl hydrolase, whose translation MILCLLDQLVLTMCVTAGISAEPWQAHDWREELRLPSPEFSLMPFWFWNDDLDDDEIRRQMAAFREKGVHGFVIHARMGLPKDLEYMGPRWLGHVRFAVEEAARTGMRVCLYDEGMYPSGSAHGQVVQRNPSFAAQGLAVEAQRVDGPTTIEPAVATKGRLVARVLIRPGEGESYRLETARAVPADAQTIEIPSGQWVVMTFLQVPTEGWIRGVHDGEDDREPNAPPAADLLNPDAMRAFLQLAYEPYYETVGKHFGKTIIAMFTDEPSLTGRGGRKDIKPWTGGFSEYFRAKAGYDLTTRLPALFFDVGEQTGKIRADYHSIIDQRLEETYYRPLSQWCQRHGIALTGHPAASDEINCLRHFQIPGQDLVWRYVVPGDNSAIEGPHSTAAKGTSSVARHDGRRRNSNEILGAYGWNLMMEEMKFVADHVLLRGQNLLYPHAFYYSVRGSRLHERPPDVGPHNAWWPHYQLFADYTARLCGLLTDSEQVCDVAVAVCDNRLPWRAARWLYQNQVDFNYVEESRFTEQAVVRDGHLEVGRMRYRTLIIDSDEDIPQAVSAAAASLERTGGLVRRISTEPAEPLVSLKDRDVIVSPPAADLRYVHLVKREIDFYLLGNEGEAHLDTHLTVRSVGEAEWFDAWKGVFSPATVVVATDSTITVPLHLPRRETRVLCIDTSKPPTVASVREPGGFADLISLEGSWEIAVGGKEMRQEELGDWTAWSGMEDEVGPVHYQRSFQVHRDQGKRYQLDLGQVGDWVVVRLNGQELGVRFWSPFTWGITDALRDGENTLVVEVTGSLANRHDPKKRRPAGLMGPVRVLATSRY comes from the coding sequence ATGATTCTGTGCCTTCTCGATCAGCTTGTCCTCACTATGTGCGTAACGGCCGGCATTTCCGCCGAGCCTTGGCAGGCACACGACTGGCGGGAGGAGCTGCGCCTTCCGTCGCCCGAATTCTCGCTGATGCCGTTCTGGTTCTGGAATGACGATCTGGACGACGACGAGATTCGCCGGCAGATGGCTGCCTTTCGGGAGAAGGGCGTTCATGGCTTTGTCATCCATGCGAGAATGGGACTACCGAAGGACCTTGAGTACATGGGCCCCCGCTGGCTGGGGCATGTGCGGTTTGCAGTGGAGGAGGCCGCGCGAACAGGCATGCGGGTGTGTCTGTATGACGAGGGCATGTACCCGTCGGGCTCCGCCCACGGACAGGTCGTCCAACGCAATCCATCGTTCGCTGCCCAAGGTCTGGCAGTCGAGGCCCAGCGCGTGGATGGGCCGACGACGATCGAGCCTGCCGTTGCCACCAAAGGACGACTGGTTGCCCGAGTTCTGATTCGGCCTGGCGAGGGGGAATCGTACCGGCTCGAGACAGCTCGTGCCGTTCCTGCTGACGCACAGACGATCGAAATCCCGTCAGGCCAGTGGGTCGTGATGACCTTCCTCCAGGTGCCCACCGAAGGGTGGATTCGTGGCGTGCACGACGGGGAAGACGACAGAGAACCGAATGCCCCGCCCGCAGCGGACCTGCTGAATCCCGACGCGATGCGGGCTTTCCTCCAACTGGCCTACGAACCCTACTACGAAACCGTCGGCAAGCACTTTGGCAAGACGATCATCGCGATGTTCACCGATGAGCCAAGCCTGACAGGGCGGGGTGGCCGTAAAGACATCAAACCGTGGACGGGGGGATTCTCGGAGTACTTCCGCGCGAAGGCCGGCTATGACCTGACGACACGACTGCCCGCCTTGTTCTTTGACGTCGGAGAGCAGACCGGCAAGATTCGCGCAGATTACCACAGCATAATCGATCAGCGATTGGAGGAAACCTATTACCGGCCGCTCTCACAGTGGTGCCAGCGGCACGGTATCGCACTGACAGGCCACCCGGCAGCCAGCGACGAGATCAACTGCCTTCGCCATTTCCAGATCCCCGGACAGGATCTCGTATGGCGTTACGTCGTGCCCGGAGACAACTCCGCCATCGAGGGCCCGCACAGCACGGCCGCCAAGGGTACCAGCAGTGTTGCCCGCCATGATGGCAGGCGGCGCAACAGTAACGAGATACTCGGAGCTTACGGATGGAACCTCATGATGGAGGAAATGAAGTTCGTGGCCGACCATGTGCTCCTGCGAGGCCAGAACCTGCTCTATCCGCACGCTTTCTACTATTCCGTTCGGGGGAGTCGGCTTCACGAGCGACCGCCGGATGTGGGACCCCACAATGCCTGGTGGCCCCACTACCAACTGTTTGCGGATTACACCGCTCGTCTATGTGGGTTGTTAACTGATTCCGAGCAGGTCTGCGACGTAGCGGTGGCGGTCTGCGACAACCGCTTGCCGTGGCGGGCCGCCCGATGGCTCTATCAGAACCAGGTGGATTTCAACTATGTCGAGGAGTCTCGATTCACGGAACAGGCCGTGGTTCGTGATGGCCATCTTGAGGTCGGCAGGATGCGCTATCGCACCTTGATCATCGACAGCGACGAAGACATTCCCCAGGCCGTGAGCGCAGCGGCCGCTTCTTTGGAACGGACGGGCGGATTGGTCCGCCGAATCAGCACCGAGCCGGCCGAACCGCTGGTTTCCCTGAAAGACCGCGACGTGATTGTCAGTCCTCCTGCCGCTGACCTTCGCTACGTCCACCTGGTCAAACGAGAAATCGATTTCTACCTATTGGGCAACGAAGGCGAGGCACATCTGGACACGCACCTGACCGTTCGCAGCGTCGGTGAAGCCGAATGGTTCGATGCGTGGAAAGGGGTCTTCAGTCCGGCGACTGTCGTCGTGGCGACGGATTCGACCATCACGGTTCCACTGCACCTGCCCCGACGGGAAACGCGCGTGCTGTGTATTGACACGTCAAAGCCGCCGACAGTCGCCTCTGTGCGCGAACCTGGCGGGTTTGCGGATCTCATTAGTCTGGAGGGATCGTGGGAAATCGCCGTGGGCGGAAAGGAAATGCGGCAGGAGGAATTGGGTGACTGGACCGCGTGGTCCGGCATGGAGGACGAAGTCGGGCCGGTGCATTACCAAAGATCATTCCAGGTGCACCGAGATCAGGGCAAGCGCTATCAGCTCGATCTTGGCCAGGTCGGAGACTGGGTGGTTGTCCGATTGAACGGGCAGGAGCTGGGCGTGCGTTTCTGGTCCCCCTTCACGTGGGGCATTACGGATGCCCTGCGCGACGGCGAGAACACTCTCGTGGTTGAAGTCACCGGATCGCTCGCCAATCGTCACGACCCGAAGAAACGCCGCCCGGCAGGGCTGATGGGGCCGGTGCGAGTCCTCGCAACCTCGCGGTACTGA